The Deltaproteobacteria bacterium genome segment AGCTGACCAACCTGGTCGCACGGACGCTGAAGATCTCCCCGGATCAGCTACGGCCCGAGGCCGATCTCGTTGCGGACCTCGGCGCCGACTCGCTGGCGGTGGTCGAGCTGATGATGGCGCTCGAGGAGAAGCTGGGGGTGCGCATCGACGACGACGAGGCCGAGGGGCTGCGCACGTTCGGCGACGCGCTCGCCCTCGTGCGCGCCAAGCTCGCGGCCTAGCGCCGATGCCGGGCGCGGCCGTGCTCGGGACGGGCTTCGCCC includes the following:
- a CDS encoding acyl carrier protein → MEDLTQELTNLVARTLKISPDQLRPEADLVADLGADSLAVVELMMALEEKLGVRIDDDEAEGLRTFGDALALVRAKLAA